Sequence from the Acyrthosiphon pisum isolate AL4f unplaced genomic scaffold, pea_aphid_22Mar2018_4r6ur Scaffold_21723;HRSCAF=24690, whole genome shotgun sequence genome:
acttaaaatattttaccaaacgCGTGTCTGTAGaagtaaaacttaaaaactcAAGTACCAATAAATTTATGCATAGTCGATTGGACGTATacgtacgttataataatattatagtatgcctATTGGTGAACAATTATTCGTCCAAgcgaatatttatattattatacctactgtataatttattagcCTAGTGAGAGTATTTCTCGCCTGatactttattacattaaaacaataatattatggtggtaCTTACTACCTGTTGTACCTATAGATTATTCAAGTATCTGAGaggcatttaaatatatgtgtTTTGATTCTCCAATAGTCAATTGGTATAATAGGTTCAAAAACCGCATGcccgtataaaataaatgtattctctacaatctacatattatgtacatattctGCAATATGTATAATGAAATCATAGtatttcgtttaataatatatcattaaaataatatcttgatACGTAATACCGAAgacacataaacatattatacaatatttattacaaagtgataaatgaaatattaattaacgaaCGAGTGaacatcttaaattaaaatattataatttcattaagtacctacatatctaaataagtaaatataactaatatggAGTTATTAAATGAACGATGAAAATTAAAGCAGATGATCAGTCGACTGAAAAACACGATAtgggatttatttaaaaatagattaaaaatgacGCAAATGACGTGAATGGCgaaaagtcaaataaaaataaaaaaaataaaagaatcgcatcattttaaataatttcgcTTCTTCGTATCACCGAACAAATAGCAACTTACCTACTCAGCTAAAATACATTTCTTggaatcttataaaaaaatatataaaatgtaagttcTAAAATTAATCCGTTTCCTGGTTATTAGTTAAATTGTCAACAATTCATGTAATGTGCGAATAATGATAACTACacgtagaataatattatattgtgctatTAATATTCCAACAGTGTTCTTGGAAATCGCACGCAGGTAAAACGTGTCAgttcgaaatttaaaattaattattttcttgctTTGACATCCAGCTATGCCGAAAATATAGTGCTCGAATGAAGTGTGGAAGAAACActcgattattataattttcttcacGGTAAACATGGTGATCTCTGGAGGAACTATATGCTCTACCACGGGCTAAGATTATACAAACTCGGTTTATGTCGTGTACACGTATTTATGGatatgtacctacactatacgtgtgttataatacatatagtattaataGTTATCAAAAGCATTCGTGGTTTTTGGATAAGACGTGTCGCGTGGATCAACTATAAGTTTGGTGTTTGTAAAGGATGTCTACGCACTCAGtgaaaactaatacaatttccTGTTTGGTCATAGTCAATTATAGAAGACTTTTTCTCGTcgattgcaaaaaaaaaacagaactcCCCTACCTATTCAACAACAATCGATCACGTCAACGCACAAacacacctatattatatacctacagatgTTAGCctgttgaaattaataaataagcaaatatatattaggtgTTAATGTAGGAAACGTGCAGTAGaataaaactgtatattttattaattgaccGACCTTTTCGGTTAATGTGTTTGTAAAAGCacgtaataaaattttattaaattacaataaattcaattttatttttaactatattatacattaagttGCACGTGTCTAGTAGTAACACGTTATAGTTACGATCTTGACAATATTGGTACAATCAATGCACGTTATAGTGGTCGGTTTTATAATCAGGTTTCTTTTAACAGCACCGCATgcggtttaaagtttaaattgtttCCAAAATAACTttcctaaattaattaatatttaaatttggtgACTCCCAGAAAGTCCTGTTAAATCATTGTACGTGCCGGGTTGACAGAATAATATATGACGCCAtcgtacaataaatataatagtataaattattatcgtaaaGAGTTACGACGTaggaagtataataatttatatgaattccAAAACGCTCAATTGCGGGtttaattgtcattttttaaataattttctttggcACTCTAAAAATGAGTTATGACTTAAAATCGCgtctttacaaaaaaaaaaaaaaaaatcgccacCGTTTACACGTTCTATTAACACGCAGGGGTTTCATTAAATTCAATactggtttttacttttttacgaCCAAAACGACTATTATTAAAACTGCGGTTATCGGGTTTTCGTCGTTGTAGCTTGCAACATACTTTTGGCCGACATCGCTGAAGTGTACACGCTGAGGAATTACGGAAAACCGGTGAATTGCAGTCTGACGATGTTGTACCCGGCTCAGGTGAAAATCTTAGCGTTGGGCGTCGGCCTTGGACACGAGCAGAAGAGGACGTTAACGGAACGCGAGACCGGCACGATtcataaggtatataatatatatatatatatgtatataattataatataattctcgtcatgtcaaattataatatatgactcgACGTTCGTACGAGTGTACCTACTGTTATAACTTCTCGACGTTTTTAGTGCACGAGGGGGCGAACTCGTCAACGATATAaacgcgtgtataataatattatacgcaataatataatatgattataataataacgtgccatataataattatagtatgataACGCGTATTACTGTGACTCGTgacgatattaaaattaacagtgTGACAAACGAGGGCTGCCGGATTTCGTTCAAGTCGGCGGTGGAGATGGTTTGGCCCAGTTGTCTATGGTTGATTCGATTTGCGGCACGAACTCGGAACCAGGTTAGTAAGACGACACAAATTCACtatcattatacctatttaatattattaaatagcgataaatatattattttactgtgcaACTAATTAAGAACAGTTAGCACTGGAAttgattattataggtatactataatcgTGTATGGCGAGAAAAAACAAAACGtccgcatattatattgttttcaactGTACCACGCCTACGATAATATTTGATCGATACCGGAGCAATTAAGATCTAAAATTCCAAAAGAGGGGTGTACagtttcgattaaaaaaaaactaacggGAATTATAGACCAAGAtaaactgaatattttatagtaaaatatgccTAGCGAGTCTTTAAAACCGTAATGAACTAACgaaaaaactacataatatactgaaCGGGCGGAGAGGAAAGGACGTACCGTACAACGATTTCGTAATCTACGCGTACGCGTACCGAAATTGCCTATCCGAGGAGCCGTGTCAGAAATTTAGGATTCATAATATgacaatttgttattattgcaattaatgTATTGTAAGTATTgtgtttcgtttatttttttccacagAAAATGCCGTGGAGACGATTATGTGTGGCGTGACCACTGTAAGACTTGTATCGAGTGGACAATTTCACAACGCCGTCACAGTGGCCGTGACAACACCCGACGTCGAAGCTACGCCGTCATTAGTGTGCGAGCCGTAGGAGCAGACgtgtaacaaattaaaaaataagcaaaCTAACTCAGAAATCCCTCTCCTccgataaaatacatattattgtaacgatCGATTATTTGTTTTcgcctttataa
This genomic interval carries:
- the LOC100574255 gene encoding corticotropin-releasing factor-binding protein, which gives rise to MTVWSEEGHLYYKSTTNDPTVCGIYIVAKPEQTVHVYFDYVDVPCNTGGLIAFVDGWELNGQLFPNEQDHPKEMNDRFFEMCGTKKHKQILKSSQNAALIQYRVPRRGNGFSFYVSFIDNPTPCNILLADIAEVYTLRNYGKPVNCSLTMLYPAQVKILALGVGLGHEQKRTLTERETGTIHKCDKRGLPDFVQVGGGDGLAQLSMVDSICGTNSEPENAVETIMCGVTTVRLVSSGQFHNAVTVAVTTPDVEATPSLVCEP